A window of the Fusarium poae strain DAOMC 252244 chromosome 3, whole genome shotgun sequence genome harbors these coding sequences:
- a CDS encoding hypothetical protein (SECRETED:SignalP(1-20)) has product MVQLNIIAGSLGLFVLGVGAGPCRPTDTTTTTLAITETATATTDLITTTATETTASVTTTSAATEGEPACSIESPQYGGGGGEYEVYCDSFAGGTTPIGSFYFSDSLSQCLDRCDETPSCVGVNYITTRVPYYCTIWSSAGTFGQQKGVILAKRVTTRPEPAITAP; this is encoded by the coding sequence ATGGTTCAACTCAATATCATCGCAGGCTCTCTCGGCCTTTTCGTTCTTGGAGTTGGCGCTGGACCATGCCGTCCCACTGATACGACTACCACCACACTCGCTATAACCGAGACAGCCACTGCCACAACCGATTTGATCACCACGACCGCAACCGAAACAACTGCCTCCGTCACAACAACCAGTGCTGCTACGGAAGGAGAACCAGCTTGCAGTATCGAGAGCCCACAATAtggcggcggtggtggtgaatACGAGGTTTACTGCGACAGCTTTGCCGGCGGTACTACACCAATTGGGAGCTTCTACTTTTCCGATTCCCTCTCCCAATGCCTGGATCGATGCGACGAGACGCCTAGTTGTGTGGGTGTCAATTACATCACTACCCGTGTACCTTATTATTGTACTATCTGGTCTTCCGCTGGGACATTTGGTCAACAGAAGGGTGTCATTTTGGCGAAGCGTGTTACAACGCGACCGGAACCTGCTATTACTGCGCCATAA
- a CDS encoding hypothetical protein (TransMembrane:12 (i32-49o76-95i102-124o130-150i162-183o195-218i261-285o305-327i334-353o365-385i397-418o430-450i)) yields MGAKVGFAASARQFFLGGEATSKEERKLVRKLDFFILTYCCFSYFFNFLDRSAFANAYVAGLRESLNMSGHDYNNVLSVTTAGMAIGQLPNGIIIQRVKPRIWLPSMVVFWAAMTMLSAAVTNVTQLCVIRFFLGLAEASTYSGAMYIIGAWYKPEEIQKRTALFGVSGQIGTMFAGVMMTAIHKGMRGMAGLQGWQWVFIIDGIITLPIAVFGFLYFPDTPENTQASYLSETERKLALSRVPKIAEGGHNIMPMSLLKRVFLTPMFWILFFWSPVCASTEGFPFQNSFLLWLKYYNDKFSQVQINTYPLGVQAVGILANMVAAWYMDATGQRAPMAIACVILQIVVGSMLLVKNLSMGATMFAFYLAGSAYMVNPLIFGWANIILQRTGDDALRSITLYCMNIGSMSMWTFWGIIFYSAADAPYWKKGSIALLGGCGVMFCYMWLVVYVDRKTMKKHGDGMGDNTEEPVEVVEDEKKQDTLEVTEKQTST; encoded by the exons ATGGGTGCAAAAGTTGGATTCGCTGCCAGCGCGCGTC AGTTCTTCCTCGGTGGTGAGGCCACATCAAAGGAGGAGAGGAAGCTTGTCAGGAAATTAG ATTTCTTCATTCTT ACCTACTGCTGTTTCAGTTACTTCTTCAACTTCCTCG ACCGTTCTGCCTTTGCAAATGCCTAT GTTGCTGGTCTTCGTGAGTCGCTCAACATGAGTGGCCATGACTACAACAATGTTCTTTCTGTGACTACTGCTGG AATGGCCATCGGTCAACTCCCTAACGGTATCATCATCCAAAGAGTCAAGCCTCGTATCTGGCTACCTTCGATGGTTGTTTTCTGGGCCGCCATGACT ATGCTGAGTGCTGCTGTCACCAATGTCACCCAACTATGCGTCATCCGATTCTTCCTTGGTCTCGCTGAAGCCAGCACATACTCTGGTGCCATGTACATCATCGGAGCGTGGTACAAGCCTGAAGAAATCCAGAAGCGAACTGCCCTGTTTGGCGTGTCTGGACAGATTGGTACCATGTTTGCTGGTGTGATGATGACGGCTATTCACAAGGGTATGAGGGGAATGGCTGGACTACAAGGTTGGCAGTGGGTTTTCATCATCG ATGGCATCATTACTCTTCCCATTGCCGTCTTTGGCTTCCTTTATTTCCCTGACACGCCTGAAAATACTCAAGCTAGCTATCTGTCCGAGACGGAACGAAAGCTTGCACTTTCAAGAGTTCCTAAAATCGCCGAGGGAGGCCACAACATCATGCCCATGTCCCTCCTCAAGAGAGTCTTCCTGACACCCATGTT CTGGATTCTCTTTTTCTGGTCTCCCGTCTGCGCCAGTACCGAAGGGTTCCCTTTCCAAAACAGCTTCCTCCTCTGGCTGAAGTACTACAATGACAAGTTCTCCCAAGTTCAAATCAACACTTATCCTCTCGGTGTCCAAGCAGTCGGCATCTTGGCAAACATGGTTGCCGCATGGTACATGGATGCTACCGGACAGCGAGCACCAATGGCCATCGCCTGTGTTATCCTTCAGATCGTTGTGGGATCCATGCTTCTCGTCAAGAACCTGTCTATGGGCGCAACAATGTTTGCATTCTACCTTGCTGGCTCTGCTTACATGGTGAACCCGCTCATTTTTGGTTGGGCGAACATTATCTTGCAGCGAACTGGTGATGATGCTCTGCGAAGTATTACGCTTTACTGCATGAATATTGGTTCCATGTCCATGTGGACTTTCTGGGGTATTATCTTCTACAGTGCTGCTGATGCACCATACTGGAAGAAGGGTTCTATTGCTCTTCTCGGCGGTTGCGGTGTCATGTTTTGCTACATGTGGCTCGTTGTTTAT GTCGACAGAAAGACAATGAAGAAACACGGGGATGGAATGGGTGATAACACGGAGGAGCCTGTagaagttgttgaagatgagaagaagcaggaCACTTTGGAGGTGACAGAGAAGCAAACCAGCACATAG